The following proteins are encoded in a genomic region of Microbacterium sp. NC79:
- the ruvX gene encoding Holliday junction resolvase RuvX has protein sequence MSEFRRGTRIGIDVGKARVGVAKCDPDGMLATPVETVPRDERAIARVREIADDYSTLEYVIGLPMNLRGEDTPSTADARAFAEELALGATIPVRMVDERLSTVTAHSALRASGRNQKNSRSIVDQVAAVVILQHAIDTEKRSGTAPGFLISPESEPRS, from the coding sequence GTGAGCGAATTTCGTCGCGGAACCCGCATCGGTATCGATGTGGGTAAAGCGCGCGTCGGGGTCGCGAAATGCGACCCCGACGGCATGCTTGCGACGCCGGTAGAAACAGTTCCGCGCGATGAGCGCGCAATTGCCCGTGTGCGTGAGATTGCCGATGATTACAGCACGCTGGAGTACGTCATTGGGCTGCCCATGAACCTCCGCGGCGAGGACACGCCGTCAACTGCCGATGCTCGCGCGTTCGCCGAGGAGTTGGCTCTGGGAGCGACGATTCCCGTGCGCATGGTGGACGAGCGACTCAGCACCGTGACGGCGCATTCGGCATTGCGTGCCTCAGGTCGCAATCAGAAGAACTCACGTAGCATTGTCGATCAGGTCGCAGCAGTGGTCATTTTGCAGCACGCTATCGACACGGAAAAGCGTTCAGGAACCGCCCCCGGGTTCTTGATTTCACCCGAATCGGAGCCTCGGTCATGA